In Comamonadaceae bacterium OS-1, a single window of DNA contains:
- the aroG gene encoding phospho-2-dehydro-3-deoxyheptonate aldolase, Phe-sensitive, which produces MNAKTHPSSDNWYASVEKTSKTDDERIKDITVLPPPEHLIRFFPISGTPVETLITTTRKNIHNIMAGTDDRLLVVIGPCSIHDPAAAMEYARRLMVQREKYADTLEIVMRVYFEKPRTTVGWKGLINDPYLDETYRIDEGLRIARQLLIDINRLGLPAGSEFLDVISPQYIGDLIAWGAIGARTTESQVHRELASGLSAPIGFKNGTDGNIRIATDAIQAAARGHHFLSVHKNGQVAIVQTNGNKDCHVILRGGKAPNYDAASVAAACAELSAAQMPATLMVDCSHANSSKKHEKQIEVARDIAVQVAGGSRQVFGLMVESHLVEGAQKFTPGKTDQKSLAYGQSITDACLGWDQSLQTLEILSAAVQARRVS; this is translated from the coding sequence ATGAATGCCAAGACCCACCCCAGCAGCGACAACTGGTATGCGAGCGTCGAAAAAACCAGCAAAACCGACGACGAACGCATCAAGGACATTACCGTGCTACCCCCTCCAGAACACCTCATCCGCTTCTTCCCCATCAGCGGCACGCCGGTCGAGACACTGATCACCACCACCCGCAAAAACATCCACAACATCATGGCGGGCACCGACGACCGCTTGCTGGTGGTGATTGGCCCCTGCTCCATCCACGACCCGGCCGCCGCCATGGAGTACGCGCGCCGCCTGATGGTGCAACGCGAGAAATACGCCGACACGCTGGAGATCGTGATGCGCGTGTACTTCGAGAAGCCCCGCACCACGGTGGGCTGGAAGGGCCTGATCAACGACCCCTACCTCGATGAAACCTACCGCATCGACGAAGGCCTGCGCATCGCCCGCCAGTTGCTGATCGACATCAACCGCCTGGGCCTGCCCGCCGGTAGCGAGTTCCTGGACGTGATCTCGCCCCAGTACATCGGCGACCTGATCGCCTGGGGCGCGATTGGCGCGCGCACCACCGAGAGCCAGGTGCACCGCGAACTGGCCTCCGGCCTGTCGGCCCCCATCGGCTTCAAGAACGGCACCGACGGCAATATCCGCATTGCCACCGATGCCATCCAGGCGGCGGCCCGTGGCCACCACTTCCTGTCGGTGCATAAAAACGGCCAGGTCGCCATCGTGCAGACCAATGGCAACAAGGATTGCCACGTCATTCTGCGTGGCGGCAAAGCGCCTAACTACGATGCCGCCAGCGTGGCCGCCGCCTGTGCCGAGCTCAGCGCCGCCCAGATGCCCGCCACCCTGATGGTCGATTGCAGCCACGCCAACAGCAGCAAAAAGCACGAAAAGCAAATCGAAGTGGCCCGTGACATCGCCGTCCAGGTGGCCGGTGGTTCGCGCCAAGTGTTCGGCCTGATGGTGGAAAGCCACCTGGTCGAAGGCGCTCAGAAGTTCACCCCCGGCAAGACCGACCAGAAATCGCTGGCCTACGGCCAGAGCATCACCGATGCCTGCCTGGGCTGGGACCAATCTTTGCAGACCCTGGAAATTTTGTCTGCCGCAGTCCAGGCACGTCGGGTAAGCTGA
- the mpl gene encoding UDP-N-acetylmuramate--L-alanyl-gamma-D-glutamyl-meso-2,6-diaminoheptandioate ligase, with protein sequence MGGLAALAREAGHRVTGCDAGVYPPMSDQLRALDIGLIEGFSADQLALEPDMFVVGNVVSRARAADGTPKFPLMEAILDAGLPYTSGPQWLAEHVLQDRHVLAVAGTHGKTTTTAMLAWVLEHAGLQPGFLVGGVPLNFGVSARLGAGKTFVIEADEYDTAFFDKRSKFVHYRPRTAVLNNLEFDHADIFDDLPAIERQFHHLLRTVPSTGRVVTNGLEESLARVLHQGCWSEVRSFGAAVSDFTAQGEPHHFEVLQHGKPVAKVEWALGGVHNQLNALAAIAAADHVGVPADVAARALGAFQNVKRRMEVIGSVRGITVYDDFAHHPTAIRTTVDGLRRRIGPGQRILAVFEPRSNTMKLGAMKAQLPWSLEDADLAFCHSGGLGWDARSALEPMGDRAQVADTVAALVVQVVAAAQPGDHILCMSNGGFGGIHAKLLSALQN encoded by the coding sequence GGGGGTTGGCCGCGTTGGCGCGGGAGGCTGGGCACCGGGTGACGGGCTGCGACGCGGGGGTCTACCCCCCCATGAGCGACCAGTTGCGCGCGCTGGACATCGGGCTGATCGAAGGTTTCTCGGCCGACCAGTTGGCACTGGAGCCCGACATGTTCGTGGTCGGCAATGTGGTGTCGCGCGCCCGCGCAGCCGACGGCACGCCGAAGTTTCCGCTGATGGAGGCCATTCTGGACGCGGGCCTGCCCTACACCAGCGGCCCGCAATGGCTGGCCGAGCACGTGCTGCAAGACCGCCATGTGCTGGCGGTGGCGGGCACCCACGGCAAAACCACCACCACCGCGATGCTGGCCTGGGTGCTGGAGCACGCCGGGCTGCAGCCGGGCTTTCTGGTCGGTGGCGTGCCGCTGAATTTCGGGGTGTCCGCCCGGCTGGGCGCAGGCAAGACCTTTGTGATCGAGGCCGACGAATACGACACCGCCTTCTTCGACAAGCGCAGCAAGTTTGTGCACTACCGCCCACGCACGGCGGTGCTGAACAACCTGGAATTCGACCACGCGGATATTTTTGATGACCTGCCCGCCATCGAGCGCCAGTTCCACCACCTGCTGCGCACCGTGCCCAGCACCGGCCGGGTGGTGACTAACGGGCTGGAGGAAAGCCTGGCCCGCGTGCTGCACCAGGGCTGCTGGAGCGAGGTACGCAGCTTTGGCGCGGCGGTGAGCGACTTCACCGCCCAGGGCGAACCCCACCACTTTGAGGTGCTGCAGCACGGAAAGCCGGTGGCCAAAGTGGAATGGGCACTGGGCGGCGTGCACAACCAGCTCAATGCGCTGGCCGCCATCGCCGCCGCCGACCATGTGGGCGTGCCTGCCGACGTGGCAGCCCGGGCGCTGGGCGCGTTCCAGAACGTGAAGCGGCGCATGGAAGTGATAGGCAGCGTGCGCGGCATCACCGTGTACGACGACTTTGCCCACCACCCCACTGCCATCCGCACCACGGTGGACGGACTGCGCCGCCGCATCGGGCCGGGCCAGCGCATCCTGGCGGTGTTTGAGCCGCGCAGCAACACCATGAAACTGGGGGCGATGAAAGCCCAGCTGCCGTGGAGCCTGGAAGATGCCGACCTGGCGTTTTGCCACAGCGGCGGCCTGGGCTGGGATGCCCGCAGCGCGCTGGAACCCATGGGTGACCGGGCCCAGGTGGCCGACACAGTAGCTGCACTGGTGGTGCAGGTGGTAGCAGCCGCCCAGCCAGGCGACCACATCCTGTGCATGAGCAACGGCGGCTTTGGCGGCATCCACGCCAAACTGTTGAGCGCACTACAAAATTAG